TATCTGAAGAATCCCGAGGCCACCGCCGAGGCCTTTCGCGGCGGCTGGTTCCACACCGGGGATCTTGGGGTTCTTCATCCCGATGGCTATCTTCAGCTCAAGGATCGCTCCAAGGACATCATCATCTCGGGGGGCGAGAATATCTCGTCGATCGAGGTCGAGGGCGTGCTCCATCGTCACCCTGACGTTGTCGCCGCCGCCGTTGTCGCCAAACCCGATGAGAAATGGGGAGAAACCCCTAAAGCTTATGTGGAGTTACGCGACGGCGCTACGGTAACAGAGGATGAACTTGTGGCCTTTTGTCGGCTCCATCTGGCACATTATAAATGCCCTCGGGATGTTGAGGTGGGGCCGCTGCCAAAAACATCGACGGGTAAGATCCAGAAGTTCGTTCTGCGCCGGCAGGTGCGAGCGGAAGGATAACCCTCTCTCTGGTCACGCGGTGTGAGCGACGGTATCAGCGGGGGGCGGGCGGCGTCGTGCGGTTGAACCGGCAGACAACTGGAAACGGATCTGGGAGCCACGGAACGAGCGCGACCGCTATGCCGCCCTGGCGTTTTGTTGGGCCGATCTCATTATGCAGATCGACAGCCGCGATCGCATCGTTTTTGCCGCCGGTCCTTTCGAGGCGTTCATCGATCGCCGGCAAGACGACCTGCGCGGCGAGGAGGTCGCGACCCTGATGGTGCCCGAGGACCGGGTGCTGATGGGCCAGTGTCTGAAGTTGGTGCGGCGCAAAGGGCGGGCCTCCGGCGAGGTGGTCCGCCTTTACCGTCCCCGGGGGGCGCCGCTCTCCATGGACTTCGCCGGCTACACCCTTGATCAACAAAGCTTCATCGCCTTGCGCCTCACCTCTCACCGTGGGTATGGCGCGCGGGACGGGATCCCCCGCGACCCGCAATCGGGGCTGCTTCCCCCCCAGGCCTTCAGCGAGCTTGCCAGCGGCAAGATCAAGCAGAGCCAGGAGACGGGGCAGGATTTTGGCGTCACCGTCATCGATCTGCCCGGCCTGGGCGGGCTGTGTGACCGTCTGCCCTCTCCGGGCGCCCTTGGCCTTTTGCGTTCGGTGGGGGCGAGTTTGCGGGCCTGCGCCTTCGATGACAACAGCGCCACCGAAATCGCCCAGGGACGCTATGGGCTGGTTCACGATGGCGCCGCCGATCTCGAGGCCCTGCGCCACGATCTGTCTGAAATCGTCCGCCAGCATGATCCCGACGGCGAGGAGGGGCGGGTTGAAACCTCGGCCATCGATCTTGAGGGGATCGACCAGATCGACGAAGGCGATCTGGCCAAGGGCTTGATCTACGCCATCAATCAGTGCCAGCGCGCCGACGGCGCGGCGATCAGCCTGCGCATGCTGTCAACGAGCATCCCCCAACTGGTCCACCAGGGGATCAACGAGGTCGCGCTGTTTCGCCGGGTGGTCGCCAACCGCAGCTTCGATATTGTCCTTCAACCGATCGTCAGCCTATCGACGGGCGATATCCACCATTACGAGGCGCTGTGCCGCTTCGACTCCAGCCGCCCCGATCTGTCGCCCTATCGCGCTATTACCTTCGCCGAGGAAACCGGCCTGATCCACGATTTCGATCTGGCGATGGCCGAAAAGGTGCTGGGCTGGCTGTCGGGCAAGCCGCGCAATTCCGACGCCTATCGGGTGGCGGTCAATATCTCGGGGTTTTCC
The DNA window shown above is from Rhodospirillum rubrum ATCC 11170 and carries:
- a CDS encoding EAL domain-containing protein; this translates as MQIDSRDRIVFAAGPFEAFIDRRQDDLRGEEVATLMVPEDRVLMGQCLKLVRRKGRASGEVVRLYRPRGAPLSMDFAGYTLDQQSFIALRLTSHRGYGARDGIPRDPQSGLLPPQAFSELASGKIKQSQETGQDFGVTVIDLPGLGGLCDRLPSPGALGLLRSVGASLRACAFDDNSATEIAQGRYGLVHDGAADLEALRHDLSEIVRQHDPDGEEGRVETSAIDLEGIDQIDEGDLAKGLIYAINQCQRADGAAISLRMLSTSIPQLVHQGINEVALFRRVVANRSFDIVLQPIVSLSTGDIHHYEALCRFDSSRPDLSPYRAITFAEETGLIHDFDLAMAEKVLGWLSGKPRNSDAYRVAVNISGFSIGVDSYVKGLLDLLRAEPWTKGKMLFEITESSKMTDLDSANSFIGSLRDSGYQVCLDDFGAGAASFQYLSALEVDVVKIDGSAVRNAMRGPKGLAFLSALTELCRRLGVTTIAEMIDTKESLDFVRSCGCDFVQGYLFGRPSADLKSFQPLPNLGLLRGSPDRLRGRAGLS